Sequence from the Rutidosis leptorrhynchoides isolate AG116_Rl617_1_P2 chromosome 3, CSIRO_AGI_Rlap_v1, whole genome shotgun sequence genome:
ATCACGTGCAACCACTCATGAACATTGGTTGATGTAAAACTAACCTCTCCTTCAGAAGTAGTTCCCTGCAATAGATTCAACAAACAACATGCACCAAAAACGTTTCCATAACATTAGCAACCATCAAATATATCGCATACAAACAATGGTGGGGGAATGTGCCCTCCTACATTTATACTCAAGATAAGGCTTCACAACATTCAATCATATGTAACATGGTCTAATTGCAAAAAGTTAACTCCTAGACAAAATCAAAAGTCAAATCAAGCTTAAAACTAGGAGCATGCATTCTAGTATAGCAATTAGCCAAATCAACAAGCATAATAACTAACAAGTAAGGTTCAATTTCAATCACAACCcaattggtcaaacttagtcaaaagtCAAAGAATCAAGAATCCTAAATTCAAGTTAATCTCATACAAGCATGAAAGTTGGTTTCTTTTTGATCTAGACATAACATAGAAGCATAAAATGATCAATTGCATCATTACATTCTCAATTAAATAGCATCTTTGAATAACCCCCAAATTGGGAAGAACCCTAAAAATTTAAAGTGTAAATTTTCAAACTCAAGCATGCAAATCATGTTAGGAATCATGATAATAACAAGGATTCATCACCAATTTAGCATAAACATCATTAATTTCTTACAGATCTAGAAATGAGAAGAAATAAGAACATAGCAAGAAACATGCAATTAATTGAAGAAAAGTGATAATGAAGCATGAATCTTACTTTACTCATGTTAGTTGATGATTAAAAATGCAAGAAATTTCCACAAAAGATGTTAATTTGATGCAGGGGCCAAAGTAGCTGATATTTGGTCGCAATATGAGAGAATAAATGAAGTGGGTGGAGAAAATGAAGTGTTTGAGTCGTATTTAAAAGTTGACAGCCCAGGCACAGGAGCGCCGCACCTGAAGTAGGAGCGCCGTTCCTATAGTACCAAAAGCGCCGCTTTTCAAAGTAGAACGTCgctcttgagagaaaaaaaagtgTCGCTTTTCATAAGAAAAGCTCCGTTCTTTGCTACTGTCCATTTTTGGTCCAAAATCACATGTTAAAGCGTCGTTATTGAAGCAGAAGCATCGCTCTTGGaaggccaaaagcgccgctccttggacaaaagcgccgcttttgtaCCTGAAGCAGTTTTGCAATTTTAAAATTCATATCAACTCATTCAAAAGCTATTTTTGATGTTTTCCGGATTTACCCAAATGCATGAAATGAAACTATATGCAAATGCAaactatataaaataaacataatatcatacaagtctaAATGAAATGCAATCCTAAATGCACAATTATACACAAACGTGATTGTTTTGATCACAAGTCTACCACTTGACCCGTTTTAGCGCAAAGGTGTCATATTGGGTAGAGCTTGATGTCATCAAGCTCAATAGCATTGATGTCATCTCTGTAAACCTTCAATCTATGACCATTAACCTTGAAAGTGTTCCCATTCCCATATAACTCCACATAACCTGTAGGATAAGCTTTCTTAACAATGTACGGACCCGTCCATTTAGATTTCAACTTACCGGGTGAAAACTTAAAGCGGGAGTTGTAAACTAAGACCTTATCGTTGGGATTAAATTCTTTGGGACCTATGAGTCGAGCATCATGCCAAcgcttagttttctctttgtatacTAACGAGTTGTCATATGCCTCTAACCTAAGCTCCTCTAATTCATGCAATTGTGTCACTCGTTTTTCCTTAGCTCTTTCTAGGTCCAGGTTTATCTCCTTAattgcccaaaatgctttgtgttcaacttcaactggaatatgacatgccttcccatacacTAGACGAAAAGGTGTAGTTCCTATGGGTGTCTTGtaagcggttctaaatgcccacaatgCTTCATCTAGTTTGGTTCACCAAATATTAGGGTTATTACTAACCGTCTTCTCCAAAATCCTTTTTAAGGCCCGATTAGTATTCTCAACTTGACCGCTAGTTTGGGGGTGGTAAGGTGTCAAAAAATGATGGTTTACACCATATTTTTTCATGACTCTCTCCATAAGACTATTAGCAAAATGTGTCCCTCGATCCGAGATCAATGCTTTCGGCACACCAAACCTAGCAAACAACCCTTTCAAAAACTTAACAACTACTCTTGCATCATTTGTTAGCAAGGCTTTAGCCTCGGCCCATTTCGAGACATAATCTACCGCCACCAAAATATAAACACACTTATTCAAGTTCGGGAATGGTCCCATAAAATCTAAACCCCATACATCAAATACCTCGCATATTTGAATGCCGGTTTGGGGCATCTCATCCCTTTTGGAGATGGATCCCGACCTTTGGCATTAATCACATCGCTTAACTAAATCGGGTACATCCTTGAAGATAGTGGGCCAATAAAACTCCGAATCGAACACCTTTTTCGCGGTGTGATTTAGACCAAAGTGACCTCCTCTTGGCCTACTATGACAACTTCTTAAAATATCCCGGGCCTCTTGCCCATAAACGCATCTCCTAATCACTTGATCCGCTCCAATGCGGAACAAGTGTgggtcatcccaaaaataatatcgTAAATCGTTGAAAAACTTTTTCTTTTATTGGTAGGACAAACCTTTTCGTAAAACATTTGACgccaagtagtttgcatagttagAAAACCATGGGACTTCATCAACTAGGTCAATTCTCATTAAGTGTTCATCCGGGAATGTGTCCCGAATTTTTGTCTCATCTAAAGGTTGGAGTCCCGGGTTGTCTAACCTTGACAAATGATCGGATGCCACATTTTCGGCTCCCTTTTTATCCCTAatttctatatcaaactcttgCAAAAGTAGCACCCAATGAATCAAACGATGTTTTGCATCTTGCTTTTGAAAAAGGTACTTTAGTGCGGAGTGATCCGTGTAGACGGTTGTCTTTGAAAGTACAAGATAAGATTGAAACTTATCAAAAGCAAATACTACCGCAAAACGTTCTTTCTCGGTAGTGGTGTAGTTCAATTGGGCCCCATTTAGGGTTTTGCTTGCATAGTAAATCGTTCTAACGTGTTGGTCAACTCTTTGACCATGAACCGCACCTATTGCATAATCGCTCGCATCGCACATCAATTCAAAATCTTTGTCCCAATCGAGAGAGATAAGAATAGGTTGGTTAACTAACTTTTCCTTCAACAAATTGAATGCCTCGatgcattcatcatcaaacaagaaAGGTTAGTCCTTTTCTAACAATTTGGTCATAGGGCGGGcgttttttgaaaaatcttttatgaatcgtcTATAAAACcccgcatgcccaagaaaacttcggatGGCTTTTACATCCGATGGTCTAGGTAAGTCCTTTATCACACTAATTTTAGCCATATCAACCTCAATTCCCGCCTTAGAAATTTTATGTCCCAAAACTATCCCCTcgttaaccataaagtggcattatTTCCAATTAAGAACCAAATTTGCATTTTCACAACGTGTTAACATTTTATCAAGATTTTTAAGACAATGGTCGAATGAATCTCCGAatactgaaaaatcatccatgaaaacctcCATAGTATCCTCAACCATATCCGAAAAAATAGCAAGCATACATCGTTAGAATGTCCCCGGGACATTGCATAGCCCAAAAGGCATCCTCTGATACGCAAATGTACCATAGGGACATGTAAAGGTCGTCTTTTCTTGATCCTTGGGGTCTATCGCGATTTGGAAGTATCCCAAAAACCCGTCAAGAAAGTAATAGAATTCTCTCCCGCTCaaacgttcaatcatttgatcgatGTAGGGGAGTGGGAAATGGTCTTTTCATGTTGCCTCATTTAGACGCCTATAGTCAATGCATACGCGCCATCCCGTGATGGTTCGGGTTGGGACAAGCTCATTTTGGTCGTTTAAAATCACCGTGgtcccaccctttttgggcaccacTTGGACGGGACTCACCCATGGCGAGTCGGATATTGGATAAATAAGCCCCGCGTCCAAAAGTTTGATCACTTCCTTCttgacaacctctttcatgtttggGTTAAGTCTTTGTTGTCGTTGACAACCGGTTTGTAGTTCTCCTCCATGAGGATTTTGTGCGTGCAATATGATGGATTGATCCCCGGGATGTCTGTGGTCTCCCATGCTATGGCCTTATGGTAGGACTTAAGTAATGAGACAAGTTGGGTCTTTTGGTCTTGGGTGAGTTTCGAAGAAATAATCACCGAAAGTTGGTTTTGTCCTTAAGATATGCATATTCAAGATGTTCGGGAAGTTCTTTAAGCTCAAGAGTCGGAGGCTCCTCCCATGAAGACTTGATTCGGAATCTATCTTCATGATGGATGGACTCAAATGACTTTTCCTGAATGGTCTCATCTTCACTTTCAAAATCATCAACATTAACATTCATTAATTCCTTAAAATCGGCCTCTAAATCCACAATCTCATTATCACAAGTTTGGTCGAACTCTGAAGTATCAACCTTTAAAAGCTTTTCAAGTTCATCATGCACATAAAGGTCAATATGGCCAAAGGAATAGCACTCGTCATCATCAGTGTTACTCGGTTGCTTCATAGCTTCCCGGATATTGATGGTCACATGCTCTTCGCCAACTCCAATGTTAAATTAGTTGCGTTGTACTAAGATGATGGTGTCGGCAGTCGCCAAAAATGGTCTACCTAAGATGAGGGGGACTTGAAGGTCCTCCTTCATCTCTATGATAACAAAATTGACCAGGAACACCAGGGTGTCAATGCTAACCAAGATATCCTCAGCGATGCCAATAGTGGTATCAACGAATGGTTGGCCAATCTTATCCTAATTCGAGTTGGTTTAAGAGGTCCAAGACCAAACCTCTCGTAAAGTGAATGGGGAATTAGGTTAATGCTTGCACCCAAGTCGGCTAGTGCATTGAACATTTCCGATTCACCGAACTTACAAGGGAAAACAAATTTTCCCGGATCTCCTAACTTCTTAGGAATCCTTGGCCTTGATGCAAGAATCTTGTTGCACTCCTCTTCGATAAAGAAAGATGTTTCGTCATGATATTTACCCCTTTGAGATATTAGCTCCTTGATGAACCGACCGTAATTCGGCATTCCTTTAAGCACATCGGTGATAGGTAGGTTAAACGAGACGTTTTTCATCATTTCTTGAAACATTTTGTATTGAGCTACCAACTTGTCCTTCTTTAAAGCTTTTAGATATGGCACCGGTCTCGTAATCTTTGAAGACTCATCACCCTTTTGCTTACCCGATTCATCATTACCCGTACCCTCGGTTGAGTTGACCTTTTCTTTACCCTTCTCCTTACTAACCCCGGTATCCTCTTCAATAAAACTTGGTAGTGGTTCATGGGTTATAAAGGGTTGTGGTTGAGGATCTTCGACCCCTTGAGTTGTTAAACTGCTTCGAGTGGTTATGGCGTTGACATTTTCATTTTGGTTTGGGTTATTAGGGTTTTGGTTGGTGCTTTCGATAGGAATCACTCTTGAGTTGTTGTATTATTGGTTTTGATTATGTTGacggttattgttgtaattgttaatCGGTTTGACTTGAAtgtttgaaggtaaagttccttgTGGTCTTTCGGTAACTTGGGTTGAAAGTCGTCCAACGGCActctcaaggttttggaatgaAGCTTGTTGGTTTCGGATTTGTTGCTTTAAGAATTCGTTCTCTTTCATTTGAAAAGCTTCGGTTGATTCTACCTTCTTGATGTagttttgcatgatttcttctaagctcttcgaaggttgggattgttgattgttttgttgaggttgttggttgtaaccttggttattttgtgagtgactataaccttggttgttttgataatttgaatttgcttgattgttgtaaggttggttgttgtaaggttgttggttttggtattggaagttgttgttttggttttggttatagttgttgtaaccttgatttcggttttggtttgtgaatCTGGGTGGTGTATTGGTTTGGTTGGTGAATGATACTTATTTTTTATTAGGATTGTAGTAGTTTTGGTTAGATATTCCTCCCCGTTGGTAGTTTTGATTACTCATGTAGTTCACATGAGCATCTGAACTCATGGGAATATCATCCAGATCAACATgattgcattgagtaatttgaCAACAATTCTTTATGAGATGTGGACCCTCGCATcgttgacaacctacttgcattgcaactaccgtttgttgaatcttcttcaattctttcccaaatgtttgaaattgattgttcaagcttgcaagCGTCACTTGCCCATTATCACTCTCTATTTGTGCTACATTCGTCCTTGCTAGATCTcgcggtgaaggtgcccattcatatgtGTTGATCGAGATATCTTTTAGCATAATTTTGGCCGcatttggtgatttgtacataaataccccaccggatgaagaatcaagatatCTTTTCATTAACATATTACAACCTCGATAGAATGTGTTGATATACTCCTTCTTCATCAAACCATGCGGTGGGAAAGCTCTTAGTAGCTTCTTGAAGCGTACTCATGCATCATACAAACTCTCATCACCCCGTTGTGTGAACCCATTAATCTCCATTCAAAGCCGCTCTACTTTTGACGGTGGAAAGAAATGATTGATAAACTCGTTTGTTAATTCTTGAAAAGACCTTATGGAATCGGATGGTAAACTTTGCATCCAAGCTTTTGCGTCTCCTTGAAGTGTGAAGGGGAATGCCCTTAGCTTAAAAGCGTCATCGGTGAcgtttttggttttgtaaataTCACAAAGATCATTAAAGTGTTGAATATGTTCGAACGGATTTTCATCTATCAACCCATGAAAGTATGTATCCTTTATcaacgtgaaaaagttaccctcgatcttccaattatccgcttcaattggtggttttgtaatagccggTGCTATCATTGTTCGTGCAACCAATCTAGTGTTCCACATTGGTGTGTCATTTGGATCATTCAACAATTCTTGATTAACCGGAGGACCATTAGGATTTCCCTCTTCATCGTGAATCGGATTGCCATTTGGATCCAtctcttctaaacaaaatggcaaagcttcgaaattctttcttaataccctttcttctctacgATTATAAACCCCGTGCACGTGTCTTTCCGGATCAGAAAATGGATGTGTGAATTCTTGATCCTTGTGagaccttgttttcatacaccaaaggtacctatccttgaatcacaacacaaacacaagcggttttccaaacaaaaataataatataaaatgcgaaaagtaacttttgtaaggGTGAACCCCTACGAAAGGATAGAACAATTAATAGTTTAAACCAAATAACCAACTAAGCTAACcacatccccggcagcggcgccaagaaagtgtgatgcgttcgtgcgatatacatctcttaccctctaaatttatatttgatttaaacactacaatcaagcacacacaactaacgagcacttagaacccggttattatagcactttaatgtaagtattcttatcaggttcgtcccaagagacacggtgtaagtcggatattttaaactatcaattgtcctaagGTTTGTTGATTAGGGGGTTTcgattgatatcaactaacaactaaaacttacacaattaaacaaacctaaatttatcaattaaactagtaacgagaaacaagtagtgaagtattaagacttaaaacaaattaactaagacgtgttcacttatctaatcctctctatgcttggcttgccccatttttgcctatattgctatctcattagttgttgaactattatatgtttagcatcactactaaacctcaaatcaactgatactccacgaattcacataagctttatatcttaagatcgagttaagcatgatttggtcattgagattgagcttaggttaaaatcacttaaaacccccaactatcgaaatcacttaagataatcggcatcaCTATGTTGACTagggccaattgaaaaccaacccagatcaagaacacaatcacttgcaattcctaagctagttacctagatcacctaaggtgtggatgtgaagacccgtcctaatccatccggacgaagtccatatcgattataaacaattcccaacagttgattacatcgcgaggtacatgacctctatatgatacattttacaaacattgcatttgtttttaaaagacaaactttcatttacatcgacagttgacagacatgcataccatttcataatatatccaaatataattgacttaataataatcttgatgaactcaacgactcgaatgcaacgtcttttgaaatatgtcatgaatgactccaagtaatatctttaaaatgagcaattgcacagcggaagacttctttcatacctgagaataaacatgctttaaagtgtcaaccaaaaaaggttggtaagttcattagtttatcataaagaatcatttcataattttaatagaccacaagatttcatatttccaattctcataaacatacgtcccatgcatagagacaaaaatcattcatatggtgatcacctggtaaccgacattcacaatatccatataagaatatccccatcattccgggatcctccttcggacatgatataaattcgaagtactaaagcatccggtactttggatggggcttgttgggcccgatagatctatctttagagttcgcgtcaattagggtgtctgttccctaattcttagattaccagacttaataaaaaggggcatattcgatttcgataattcaaccatagaatgtagtttcacgtacttgtgtctatttcgtaaaacatttataaaagcatcgcatgtattctcagtcccaaaaatatatattgcaaaagcatttaaaaggggagcaaatgaaactcacgcatataaatattgtaaaatagttattaaaacattgcatgtattctcagcccaaaaatatatataaaaatggaataatgaaactcacctaatgtgttttgtagtaaaaatacatatgacgataatgaacaatgcagggttgacctcggattcacgaacctatatcatttgtatatatgttaatatatatattcgtaattgaacaaatttagatatattttgttatgttttaaggttaatatttctatatataattttataatatttataatgttataaTACATATTtagtatataatttaattaatgttgtaatattatattagttaaaatataatattatataatattagtatacttttgtaatagatatattttatataaatttctcTTGTTTGAAAAATGTTAACTAACATAagggtaataataattattattataatactactaataataatgatagtaataataataatttaaaatgatagttttaattataatgataagataaaaatgatagttttatcaaAAATAGTAATTTAcattgataatataatgataataataataataataataataataataataataataataataataataataataataataacaataataataataataataataataataataataataataataataataataataataataataataataataataataataataataataataataataataataataataataataataataataataataataataataataataataatagaataaaagtgtatacccataAAATAGCTTTCCTAAAAATAATGTCCCATACGtgacttgaacccgagacctctaggatAACCAGCACACCCTTAAACCATTCATCCCGCCTTACATTTTTGATAATATAATGAACCCAAATATAATTAACCCATTTTTCTGTTAACTCCTTCTTCTTAATAAATTTCAAATCGATCAGAGTACTAATGATCATAATAGTGGATTCAAGTTTTGAATTAGGATGTTTAATTGAGACAGAATAATCCAAGGTGGTTGATCGGCTTCATCATTACAGGAAAAACAATTTAAGCAGCAGCAGTATTCGTTCACGAACACAATAAGAACTCAAAACGCGTTTTTAAAATCTAGACATTTTTAGGTTATACATACAACATGAAAGAGTTTGCATATCTTCTTTATAAACTACCTGGAACATCAATTTAATGCAAAACACTATAAAAAGTTTGAATTTCTCCATGAACACGTCGTTTGACTTTTTGGAAATTAAGTTTGACTTTGATATTCAAGCTCAATTGGAAGAATTAATATGTGAAAACTTACAGACAGTTTAAGTGAGTAATTTCTAACACTTCTGCACTTTCATATTTTGAAGATCGACTCGAATTCACGTTTTGAATTGATACGGCTGTGAGCAGATGAAAATGGTAGGTTTTctttgtttgtatatatatattttttttaatcccTTCCGAATGGTATCAAGTAGAGGATATACACAAGTAATTGAATGA
This genomic interval carries:
- the LOC139902296 gene encoding uncharacterized protein: MGDHRHPGDQSIILHAQNPHGGELQTGCQRQQRLNPNMKEVVKKEVIKLLDAGLIYPISDSPWEKLVNQPILISLDWDKDFELMCDASDYAIGAVHGQRVDQHVRTIYYASKTLNGAQLNYTTTEKERFAVVFAFDKFQSYLVLSKTTVYTDHSALKYLFQKQDAKHRLIHWVLLLQEFDIEIRDKKGAENVASDHLSRSGSISKRDEMPQTGIQICEVFDVWGLDFMGPFPNLNKCVYILVAVDYVSKWAEAKALLTNDARVVVKFLKGLFARFGVPKALISDRGTHFANSLMERVMKKYGVNHHFLTPYHPQTSGQVENTNRALKRILEKTEINLDLERAKEKRVTQLHELEELRLEAYDNSLVYKEKTKRWHDARLIGPKEFNPNDKVLVYNSRFKFSPGKLKSKWTGPYIVKKAYPTGYVELYGNGNTFKVNGHRLKVYRDDINAIELDDIKLYPI